Genomic window (Oryza sativa Japonica Group chromosome 3, ASM3414082v1):
ATTGTATTATGCCTTATCTTATCTATACTGTGGGTTAAAATTGCAACAGCCTTGTTACTTTTTACCATGGTATTTTACATATTCTAGTGTTTATATTAGTACTAAAAGAGAGTCACTAGAATCTAACTAATAATATTAGAGTAATGAATTTTTAATTGCAATAATGATATCATGGCTGATATTCTATATTCTATCAATTGGTAATGAATGAAGAATCCCTAGCTTTTCAGAGGGCACGACAATTTGTGCAATTCAGAAGGGATGTATATAAATGCTAAAAGAAGTGATTATGTATGGTTGGGTTGCTTTTTATAATCGCCACCTTTACTACATGTGTTTTTCACACTATTCCTTGTGAGCATGCTTGTTTGGAATGCAAAACTGCTGTATATAATACTGTCCTTTTTTCTGCAGTGTTGATGAGTTGCAGAGGCTGTTGAAAGACAAAGAGGCATATAATGCTTTCTTCAATTCACTCGATCAAGTTAAAACCCAGAACAACGTAAGTTTTGTTGCTGAGTACACAGGTGTTTGAAATTTGTATTGGTGGCTGTACTTAGATGTTTCTGTATTTCCTCCAGTAGTTAAAGATACACAGGAAACTCCAAACTATATGCtccaattatttttctttttctttttctggccTCATATTTGAGGCTTTGGGCTGTGGCACATCTCCTGTGATTTGGGCATTAATGTGGGTGATTATTCTTTAATTTATATTCGGTGCTGCTTTTAACCTTAGATAGTTGACTTGTCTGAATGCTAGACCTCTTGTCAATTTGCTCACTTCTTGTTCTTTCTTAATGTTCAGTTACGCGATGAGCTTAGAAAGGAGACAGTGCAACTTGCAAGTGAGTTATTCGTGTTTCTGTTATCGGCATGCAATGCTTTTTTATTGGATTGTCTTAACTATGAAAAAGATATAAACAACTTGTTAGTTACTACTGTTTCTAAATCAAATATGGTTGGATCTTCTGAACTTACAGGagaaaatttggaaaaagagcAACGGATCTTGGAGCTCAGGAATCAGGTTTAGTACTGTGACCTCCATCTCAGAAACTATAAGCTACTGTAGCCATGATGTTCATTGTTAAACGAACTTTAAATACAGTTAATGCTATAATAATGGATTTTGTCTgcgtttcaattttttttcctgagaTTCAAATCGCATTTATTATTGTGCAGTGCACCATTATAAGAACTACAGAACTAGCTGCTGCTCAAGATAGGTTGGCTGAGTTGGAAAGGCAAAAGGATGAGATTATGAGGTCATATTCTCCTGCTGCACTGCTCGACAAGCTCCAAAGTAAGGGTTCTGAACAGCTGCATCTGCATCATTTTTGCTGTGTATTTTAATAAGAGTCTGTGCTTTATTATTTGTAGTTGAATACATTATGTGAATTAGTGCACCGAATCATGGGCATGTTTTGTATGTATCTATTGTTTGCTATGAATGCACTACCCTTCTGTAACCGGCCAATGATCAGGCTAGGACTGGTACTAGCGTCATAGTGGCGTCTATGTTAGTTCCATTTCGTGAAACCTTGATTTATGCTTCTGTCATTGTTTGAAGTCCAACCATgtaatttaatttttcaaacaCCCAACCGCAACCGCTGACATTTTCATGAATTGCTTCGGTGCTTGCTCAGAATCGATGGCAAAGTTGGACGAGGAGTCGGAGGAGCTGCACCAGAAGTTCCTGGAGAAGGACATTGACCTCCCAACCTTTGTTCAGAAGTACAAAAAGCTCCGCGCCGCCTACCACAAGCAGGCGTTGCTCCATCTCGCCGGCAAGACCTCACTTCGCTGAAATCCATCGGCCGTCTGTAGGACGAACACCCTGTTGTATGAGTTTCCCATTTCTCCATCATTCTATTCTGTCGTGGTGTCTGTCCACTTGGCTGTTTATCAGTGCCGCTTAATATTGTAGGGCTTGTGAAAACGTCAGGGTTTGATTGCATTTGTAGATATACGATTGTATTCGCATCATGGAATTTTATGTATGATCATTTGGCTGGTGCCAACGCCAGTGAAGCATTTTGACCTGTCAGAGACACGGAAACAAATATAAATCTTGTGTTCAAATCTGAGCACGAACCAGGATTGTGCCTTGTGCAAATCTTGTACGTACAAAACTGCTCCATGCTCCATATAGTCATATCAGGCATTCCTTTTTgcttatttcaaaaaaaaaaaaagctaggaTTGATTGAATTTGAGAGTTcctgaatgaaaaaaaaaagaagaaaacgatTGGCTTTTCCAACCCATTTGCCGCAAGCTCAAAGCATCATAACCTATGGGTTCAGAACCCATTTGCACTGCAGATGAAGTGGCAGGAAATTCAGATGAGCTGTACTACATCTGGATAAAACTGCATCCTCCCATGAGCTTTTGCACGGGATTGGATCTGATCCCTGCGACCGCATGGACGCATGCAAGCGAGGCTCGCACGTAGAACAAAACTGCATTATTAGCCGTGGATTAGAACGATCCAAGGCGAGCTTTGTCTGCAACTCTGCGTGCATCGCTAATTCGCCGCAACCCGCAAGGAACAAGGTGCCCGTGAACCTGCTCCCTTTGGAAGCATAGGGAACCaactgtactccctctgtttcgtaTTACAAGTCATTTAAATTTGTTCTAAATCAAACGTCtttcaaattaactaaaattttaaaaattgtataAGCATTTTCAGCAAGAAACAAACTTACTTAAAAAATGTTATTCAATTATAGGTTTATAATTGATGAGATAATTTGGTACTATAGATattctacttttttttctacaaatataGTTGATATTTAACATAGGACAAACCTGAAATAACttgtaatataaaatggagtAGCAAACTGACGTACAGTTGGCCTCCCGAAGATTAGCAGATATGTGTTAGATTAATATATGGAGTATAGATTTGTTCTGTTTGTGTTAGGAGGAAACAGGGGAGGGTTTTGGGCTTACTCTCACCGACAATTCGATCACGAGATAGATGCATTAATAGATGTAGGAAGATCTGTCTATGTTCCTTATCCTTGCTTCTCCTGCTAATTAATTTGCTGATAAGTGGCTAAACCTTGTACATAGCCATGGCCGGGAACGATGCTTGCCACGGATGGACGACGATCTTCGTGCTGAATTTCAGTAGCGTCCTGCACCGTTGACTGCTGGTTTGTTCGTTTGGCTGGCTGGCTTGTTGATGTTGCCTGCTTGCAAGGCACTTTTGAAGGTACAATTTGCGTTTGTCAGCTGTGCTCTCTTCTGCCAGGACGATAGGAGAGTTTTCGGACAACTGCTTGTTCTAGAATTTTAATTTCTCCTAAGCAGTTCTCACATAAATGCTAGTTACCACTGATTcgccaaaaaaaattatgggtagttttatatatatatatatatatatatatatatatatatatatatatatatatatagggcaccatggtatctaatgtacaaaatcactcaaatttttcaaaattttcaaattgtgagtatatacctagttataataattcgattcatatctatacctatcaacaaaacaactcaaatttaactttatttcacaatccatgattacatacctaactaattatatgtatggatgctatatacctagaatcaaaatctaacaaaaacaagttcaaattcagtacaaacatgctttgaactagttagtaaagtagttaatgttaatacctaagtaattgaaaaagtttcatactcatttgaattgggtatatactcaatttcaacaatggtgcccgggcaccatggagcaccaaacaaatttaatatatatatatatatatatatatatatatatatatatatatatatatatatatatatatatatatatatatatatatatatatatatatatatatatatatatatatatatatatatatatatatatatatatatatatatatatatatattcttaataaatttaaagtcaactttgaaaaataaactacaactacaatgaaaaagaaaatcaaaatgaACTCTAAGATTAATTTTTAGGTGGCAGCGGCTAATAAGTTATAGGACAAACGATGGAAGCCTCTAAGATACTTGAGTtgtaaaatctaaaaaaaaaagtaaagaaaaaaaagctaagTGTATTTTTAGATTCTCATCAATTAGCAAGTCAATACTTCCTTtgttacaatataaatataccTAGTGCGAGATGTGTTATATCTTACGACTATAAATCTGATCAAGCAACTATTTAGATTTAGATTTATAGTTCTACAAATACAAATCTGGACAAATAACTATATGCAGATTCGTAATCGTAGGATATCTCAAGTTCTATCGCAGATGCATTTATATTGAGAAGAAGGTTACTTAGCCATCTGCGCGCTGAGTACAGCAATGCACGGGCCATCCGCTCGCGGCTGCGTAGTACACTTTTTACGTGCGCACGCAATGCATGCCGAGCTGGATGGAAGGGATGGGACGTGATGCCGCTGGCTGCTCGTGAAGAAGGAACAGACGAGCAGTAGAATCCAACCCCCAAAGAAAGGAGGCCGCGGAATCACGCGTGGAGGAACGGGGATTTGTACACATTTGGATCTGTAGGCGTCACAGCACAATAGATTCACCGAGAAAATATCCATAGTCCACATCAATATTTCCCTAGCTAGTTAATAGTGAGGAAGCAAATACATGTactgaaagaaaataaaaggagattAATTGTGAGGAAGCAAATACATGTactgaaagagagaaaaaaaaaagagatttggAGGGATGTGAAATTGTGAGAGGGCTAGGGATTGAACATAAAACCTCAGAGTTGAAACCACACGCCGACTACTATTacactatcaagtgcatctcaATTACATATACTACAGGATGAGAGTCAGAGAGTCGGACATGGCAGACATGCATATGTTACTTTGTAGGAGGAATAGGCATGTAGGTTACGTTTTATATCTTGAGAAGCAGCGGACGAGAATATGAAGAAATTGGAAAACCAACTTCTAATTTCTTATAAATTTTCTGAATTATACAAAGTTATCCTTTTAATTATGTAACTAATACAGCTATAAAAAATATGGATAAAAAAGCTAAAAGCTCCTCCTAAAAAAAGCCTTAAATATCTTTCTAAGATACCCCTCTATAGGAAGTGTGGTTATCAACACGTACAAGCATGCGTTACTCACCAATGGATCGTGGTCCTTGAACAAATCATTCGGATCACATGTTTCTGCAGACTGCAGAAAATACCAGGATGCGAGCATCTACGTTGATGTTATTTGTACACATCCAAGTTAATAATTAAACAAGTTAACCTGATCGCCGGTCACAGCCAATGACCCAGAGAATAATGCAAATTAACAGTAATTATTAACAGACACTCAACGGTTgttgattggttgataactAAGCTAAGACACACCTGGTGATTCGTCGACAGGGTGTGATGATCCTTGTCCTTGTTGACCCGTGAAGAAGCTGTCTCAGGACGTGTCAGGAATCAAGGATTTCGTCAGGTTTTACCTGCAGTGGCCGGACAAAAACTTTGACAGGATGTGGTACAATATTCTTGCCCATCTTTGTGACTTTTGGTCGCACTCCTAGGCGTGTTTAACTTCCTTAATCTGTCTTCCTCGCTGTCTCAGCTTAACTAAGTAATTAAAAGGGTCAATTTGGTTCTGTGCATCTCACTCCACTACAATTTTGCATGTGATAAGCCAGTATTTTGCTTCTCCATAATTAATCATTGTTCTTGTGACAATTTTTGTCTAGTGAGAGATTCTTATCCCAAATAATCTTTCTACTCCAAGGGAGAAGCAGAACATTGTTCAAAAATCAAGACCTTATCATAATTTATTTACTACCACCATGAGATGATGATTGAGGTAAATAGTAAAGCATCGAACTGTACGGCGGTGGAGTTGTGAGGGCATAATACCAACGACCAAAGTTCACATTCTTTGAGCATGTGTTAGGTTAGTCAAAAGATGCCAAGATGGTGTCCGTATGTGCTTGGTCAAACGGTTAATTAAACTATAACCTtcgaaaaacaattaaacttaAGAAACAACTATATGTCTATAAGAGTATAAGCAAGTTAATCCTAAAGACTTATTTCTTTTTCAAATTAACGTGTTCTGTAAAAATCATCGGCGATACTATTAACTCAAATTAATATATAAATGGTCCTAAAAGCTTAAGGCCCCTTTAAATCGCATGATTGAGAAAATGtaataatagaaaaaacacaaaaatttgATATGAATGTAAGAGTAAAATagatgattgcaaaacataagaaaaacacagtaatgaccgtttgattggaccgcagaaaaaacgcaggaattagaggagagataaaaaCTCAAAGGACGATTtccatgaggtagaacctcgtgttagatttcctccaaaatttacgtggcattagacattctataggaattttataggattccaaAAGATTTCACTCATTTGATTCAaatggctatataggaaaaatttctACAGggatgaaatcctctaaaatttttatgaattttttttgaatcaaAGGAGACCTTAATAATGATGAACTTATTAGCTTATGGTATCTCTCTTTTTCGTGAGCACGTTTTTTCAAGCCAATAAATAATCTGTTTTTACAGAAACTATTTACGAAAGTTCATtgtcaaaaaataaatatatttcaaaatttttaaaatacccATTCGTctctaaaaacaaaaacaagtCCAATTCTAACTACGAACCTAGATACTACTTATGttagagattttatttttcttttggacAGAGTACTAGAGTAGTACTTAATGATTTGAATGTGCGCTATTAGCCCGTCATGTTGTCCGTGCCGCCGTAATTAAGCTCAAACCATTCAATCGATCGGCGCCAAAGACTACAGGATCAACAGCCAgaaaccctatataaacccagCTCGCTCAGTCACAATCCTCACTCCCCTCAGTGACACTCTCTTAGCAAGCAAGCTAGCTTAGCCAGGAGAGCTCCATTGCCAtggcggccacc
Coding sequences:
- the LOC4331873 gene encoding vacuolar protein-sorting-associated protein 37 homolog 1 isoform X1; translation: MSWRFPLFGSNSQQQQPDPNFQDNPTQPWYPQSVVGSSSHPSTPSSSNVGPHQRASDNSQSSSRAQPSPAEAAGIIARLKDKSVDELQRLLKDKEAYNAFFNSLDQVKTQNNLRDELRKETVQLARENLEKEQRILELRNQCTIIRTTELAAAQDRLAELERQKDEIMRSYSPAALLDKLQKSMAKLDEESEELHQKFLEKDIDLPTFVQKYKKLRAAYHKQALLHLAGKTSLR
- the LOC4331873 gene encoding vacuolar protein-sorting-associated protein 37 homolog 1 isoform X2, yielding MSWRFPLFGNSQQQQPDPNFQDNPTQPWYPQSVVGSSSHPSTPSSSNVGPHQRASDNSQSSSRAQPSPAEAAGIIARLKDKSVDELQRLLKDKEAYNAFFNSLDQVKTQNNLRDELRKETVQLARENLEKEQRILELRNQCTIIRTTELAAAQDRLAELERQKDEIMRSYSPAALLDKLQKSMAKLDEESEELHQKFLEKDIDLPTFVQKYKKLRAAYHKQALLHLAGKTSLR